The following coding sequences lie in one Wolbachia endosymbiont strain TRS of Brugia malayi genomic window:
- the ubiB gene encoding 2-polyprenylphenol 6-hydroxylase encodes MIQSILRLLYITAVLTRYNISPYLLSPSRKSINRIRGYKLRCAFEKLGPVFIKFGQSISSRTDILNEDITNNLLLICDKLPSFSHKIAVKTIESEFNCKLSDIFSSFSEKPIAAASISQAHKATTTEGKEVAVKILRPNIEKTFSKDIKMLFWLAGIVEKFSKQSRRLKPIELVETFAEICRLELDLRFEAAHSSELRENTKNDRGFYVPEVDWSRTSKRVLTLEWIGATPVYEVEKLNNHKQIAINLIESFCNQVYRDCFFHADMHPGNLMIDSNNSIVALDCGIMGRIDRETCYYVIEILKGFLNRDYDRVAKVHFRAGYVSPQHKSFVTACRAIGEPIIGQPIQKISFASLLAQLLKITGDFDMKVQTQLLLLQKTMILLEGTCRKIYPEINVWKVVEAWTENQHKNKISYKERIKSSYPVKTIQEIFNLIEKLNLIANQKLENIQIKDRSNGKIYFLLWSMVIALIVKLLIFL; translated from the coding sequence ATGATTCAAAGTATTCTGCGCCTTTTGTATATAACTGCAGTACTAACTCGTTATAACATATCACCTTATTTACTTTCTCCATCAAGGAAATCAATAAATAGAATACGAGGCTATAAACTAAGATGTGCTTTTGAGAAATTAGGTCCAGTATTTATTAAGTTTGGGCAATCTATCTCGTCACGTACTGATATTTTGAATGAGGATATAACGAATAATTTATTGTTGATATGTGATAAATTGCCCTCTTTTTCACACAAGATAGCAGTTAAAACTATAGAGAGCGAATTTAATTGTAAGTTAAGTGACATTTTTTCAAGTTTTTCTGAAAAACCAATTGCAGCAGCATCAATTTCTCAAGCTCATAAGGCAACTACAACAGAAGGTAAAGAAGTTGCTGTAAAAATTTTAAGGCCAAATATTGAAAAAACATTTTCAAAAGATATCAAAATGCTTTTTTGGCTTGCGGGGATTGTAGAAAAGTTTAGCAAGCAATCAAGGAGGCTAAAACCAATTGAGTTAGTTGAAACTTTTGCTGAAATTTGCCGATTAGAGCTAGATCTACGCTTTGAAGCTGCTCACTCTTCGGAGCTTAGGGAAAATACAAAAAACGACAGAGGTTTTTATGTTCCTGAAGTGGACTGGAGTAGAACTTCAAAAAGGGTTTTAACATTGGAGTGGATAGGGGCAACACCAGTATATGAAGTTGAAAAACTAAATAATCATAAGCAAATAGCTATTAATCTTATAGAGTCGTTTTGTAATCAAGTATATAGAGATTGTTTCTTTCACGCGGATATGCATCCTGGCAATCTAATGATCGATAGTAACAACAGTATTGTCGCTTTAGATTGTGGAATTATGGGCCGAATAGACCGAGAAACATGTTACTATGTAATAGAGATACTGAAAGGCTTTTTGAACCGGGATTATGATCGCGTTGCAAAAGTGCACTTTAGAGCTGGTTATGTTTCGCCGCAGCATAAAAGTTTTGTTACAGCGTGCAGGGCAATAGGTGAACCTATTATAGGGCAGCCCATACAGAAAATTTCTTTTGCTAGTTTACTTGCTCAATTGTTAAAAATAACTGGTGATTTTGATATGAAAGTTCAAACGCAATTATTACTTCTGCAAAAAACTATGATTTTGCTAGAGGGAACTTGTAGAAAAATCTACCCAGAAATTAATGTGTGGAAGGTGGTTGAAGCATGGACGGAAAATCAACATAAAAATAAAATAAGCTATAAAGAGAGAATAAAGAGCTCTTACCCCGTAAAGACAATTCAAGAAATTTTTAACCTTATAGAAAAATTAAACCTAATAGCTAATC
- a CDS encoding metal ABC transporter ATP-binding protein codes for MSHESIEKNLNFVKKLNNVNDSVLKIENLALAYDNKKVLDGINISIEKGDIVTILGPNGGGKTSLMKVVAGISKNYTGSVIFADNIKISYMPQNFSISKLMPITVEYFLLNSFSKKLKKNQSVITEVIELVGIGSILKNQVLEISAGQMQLLLLAHCLIAEPDLIILDEPVSAMDINARAKFYDIIGEIAKKRLISILMTSHDLSSIVPCSDYIICINHTIYCQGKPGKIMEDRTLGEIFSSYIAK; via the coding sequence ATGTCTCATGAAAGCATCGAGAAAAATTTAAATTTTGTCAAAAAGTTAAATAATGTCAATGACAGTGTCCTAAAAATAGAAAATCTTGCTCTGGCATACGATAATAAAAAGGTTCTCGATGGTATTAATATATCAATAGAAAAGGGAGATATAGTTACCATACTTGGCCCAAATGGTGGAGGTAAAACTTCTTTGATGAAGGTGGTTGCTGGTATAAGTAAGAATTATACAGGTAGCGTTATATTTGCTGATAATATAAAAATTAGCTACATGCCACAAAATTTTAGCATTAGTAAGTTGATGCCAATAACAGTTGAGTATTTCCTCTTAAATAGTTTTTCAAAAAAATTGAAGAAAAATCAATCGGTTATTACGGAAGTGATAGAATTAGTTGGTATTGGCAGTATTTTGAAAAATCAAGTATTAGAGATTTCTGCAGGACAGATGCAATTATTACTACTTGCACACTGTTTAATTGCAGAGCCTGACTTGATTATTCTAGATGAGCCGGTTAGTGCGATGGACATTAACGCACGTGCTAAGTTTTACGATATTATAGGAGAAATAGCAAAAAAACGACTAATTTCGATCCTTATGACGTCTCATGATTTAAGCTCCATTGTACCATGTTCAGATTATATTATTTGTATAAATCATACTATCTATTGCCAAGGTAAGCCTGGTAAGATTATGGAGGATAGAACTCTAGGCGAGATATTTAGCAGTTACATAGCAAAATGA